One Akkermansiaceae bacterium genomic region harbors:
- a CDS encoding tryptophanase, giving the protein MKTIIEPFRIKSVEPIKMTTREERLGYLEKAHYNLFSLDSNNVLIDLLTDSGTSSMSAQQWAGVMQGDESYAGSPSYARFEKAVRNIMPFKYVIPTHQGRAAEKILFSVALKKGDCVPSNTHFDTTRANIEAQGAEAIDLVIAEGKDPSADHPFKGNIDIGRLDELMQEKGAANIPLCMITITNNSGGGQPVSMANIKATKEVCDRHGIPLFIDACRFAENAYFIKQREPGYENTPIIDIVREIFSYADGCTMSAKKDALVNMGGWLAMNHENWEEGCRNMLILTEGFPTYGGLSGRDLEAIAIGLDEVVQEDYLHYRIASTQYVGDRLIAAGVPIVRPVGGHAIYLDARSFLPHIPPQQYPGQALAAELYVHGGIRGCEIGTVMFGKKPDGTETIAPMDLVRLAIPRRVYTQSHMDFLLEVIIEVFGNRDSIKGMRITWQPNALRHFTAKFDYV; this is encoded by the coding sequence ATGAAAACAATCATCGAACCATTCCGGATCAAAAGCGTCGAGCCCATCAAAATGACTACCCGGGAAGAACGCCTGGGCTACCTTGAGAAAGCGCATTACAATCTCTTTTCCCTCGATTCTAACAATGTATTGATCGACCTTCTGACTGACTCGGGAACCTCCAGCATGAGTGCCCAGCAATGGGCAGGAGTCATGCAGGGGGATGAGTCCTACGCCGGCAGCCCCTCCTACGCACGTTTTGAAAAAGCCGTGCGCAACATCATGCCTTTCAAGTATGTGATCCCGACCCACCAGGGACGTGCTGCCGAGAAAATCCTCTTTTCCGTCGCGTTGAAAAAGGGTGACTGTGTCCCATCCAACACCCACTTCGACACCACACGCGCCAATATCGAGGCACAGGGGGCGGAGGCGATCGACCTGGTCATCGCAGAAGGCAAGGACCCCTCCGCCGACCACCCCTTCAAAGGCAATATCGACATCGGTAGACTCGATGAGCTGATGCAGGAAAAAGGAGCGGCAAACATCCCGCTGTGTATGATCACCATCACGAACAACTCCGGCGGTGGCCAGCCTGTATCGATGGCCAACATCAAGGCAACCAAGGAAGTATGTGACAGGCATGGCATCCCCCTGTTCATCGATGCCTGCCGCTTTGCGGAAAACGCCTATTTCATCAAACAACGCGAACCCGGCTACGAAAACACACCCATCATCGATATCGTCCGCGAGATTTTCTCCTACGCCGATGGCTGCACCATGAGCGCCAAGAAAGACGCCCTGGTCAACATGGGCGGCTGGTTGGCGATGAATCATGAAAACTGGGAGGAAGGCTGCCGGAACATGCTCATCCTGACGGAGGGTTTCCCCACTTACGGAGGCCTGTCGGGTCGTGACCTCGAGGCCATCGCCATCGGTCTGGACGAGGTTGTCCAGGAGGATTACCTGCACTACCGCATCGCCTCCACCCAGTATGTCGGCGACCGACTGATCGCTGCCGGAGTCCCGATCGTGCGCCCTGTCGGAGGCCACGCCATCTACCTGGACGCCCGCTCTTTCCTGCCTCACATCCCGCCGCAACAATACCCCGGCCAGGCGCTCGCGGCAGAGCTTTACGTCCACGGCGGCATCCGCGGCTGCGAAATCGGCACCGTCATGTTTGGCAAAAAACCGGACGGCACCGAAACCATCGCCCCCATGGATCTTGTCCGCCTCGCCATCCCGAGGCGTGTATACACCCAGAGCCACATGGACTTTTTGTTGGAAGTCATCATCGAGGTCTTTGGGAACCGCGACAGCATCAAAGGCATGAGAATAACCTGGCAGCCGAACGCCCTGCGCCATTTCACCGCAAAATTTGACTACGTCTAG